One Manihot esculenta cultivar AM560-2 chromosome 6, M.esculenta_v8, whole genome shotgun sequence DNA segment encodes these proteins:
- the LOC110618336 gene encoding UDP-glucuronate 4-epimerase 2 yields the protein MDKPLCINRFRYHFSITKLVFWTCIFLGLILLFFLHSPHSSSYSSQRRFLADPDWESRVIKSGKPRSRSGGLKVLVTGAAGFVGTHVSAALRRRGDGVVGLDNFNAYYDPSLKQARRSVLERADVFIVDGDINNPTLLKKLFDLVQFTHVMHLAAQAGVRYAMKNPASYVHSNIAGFVSLLEACKSANPQPAIVWASSSSVYGLNTKVPFSEKDRTDQPTSLYAATKKAGEEIAHTYNHIYGLSITGLRFFTVYGPWGRPDMAYFSFTKDILKGKPITIFEGPNHFSVARDFTYIDDIVKGCLGALDTAKKSTGSGGVKKGPAQLRVFNLGNTSPVPVSKLVSILEKLLKVKAKKVVLPMPANGDVLFTHANISLAQRELGYKPTTDLQTGLKKFVRWYLDYYTRPGKKSNV from the coding sequence ATGGACAAACCCTTGTGCATTAATCGCTTTCGTTACCATTTTTCCATCACCAAACTCGTCTTCTGGACCTGCATCTTCCTTGGCCTtatccttctcttcttcctaCACTCCCCCCATTCTTCTTCTTACTCCTCCCAACGTCGGTTTCTCGCCGATCCCGATTGGGAGAGCCGGGTGATCAAATCGGGAAAGCCCAGGTCTCGATCAGGCGGCCTCAAAGTTCTTGTCACTGGGGCTGCTGGATTCGTCGGCACCCACGTCTCTGCAGCATTGCGCCGCCGTGGGGACGGTGTAGTTGGCCTTGACAACTTTAATGCCTACTATGATCCTTCTTTGAAACAAGCCCGTCGCTCCGTATTGGAGCGGGCAGATGTATTTATTGTGGATGGGGATATCAACAACCCCACTCTATTAAAGAAGCTTTTTGATTTGGTTCAATTCACTCACGTAATGCATCTTGCAGCCCAGGCAGGGGTGCGTTACGCTATGAAAAACCCCGCATCATATGTTCACAGCAATATTGCTGGGTTTGTTAGTCTACTCGAGGCCTGCAAGTCAGCGAATCCCCAGCCTGCAATTGTGTGGGCGTCTTCCAGTTCTGTCTATGGACTCAATACTAAAGTTCCCTTCTCGGAAAAAGATCGAACGGATCAGCCTACAAGTCTATATGCTGCTACCAAGAAGGCTGGTGAGGAAATTGCACATACCTATAATCATATCTACGGTTTATCAATCACTGGTTTGCGGTTTTTCACTGTTTATGGTCCTTGGGGGCGACCCGATATGGCTTATTTCTCCTTTACAAAGGATATATTGAAAGGAAAGCCAATAACGATTTTTGAGGGGCCTAATCATTTCTCTGTGGCAAGGGATTTTACATACATTGATGATATAGTGAAGGGTTGCTTGGGTGCATTGGATACTGCAAAAAAGAGTACAGGCAGTGGAGGGGTTAAGAAGGGACCTGCACAATTGAGAGTGTTTAATCTTGGAAATACTTCGCCTGTGCCGGTTAGCAAACTTGTGAGTATATTGGAGAAGCTGTTGAAGGTTAAGGCTAAGAAAGTAGTGCTACCAATGCCTGCAAATGGCGATGTGTTGTTTACTCATGCTAATATCAGCTTGGCGCAGAGGGAACTTGGGTACAAGCCAACCACTGATTTGCAAACGGGGTTGAAGAAATTCGTGCGGTGGTATTTGGATTACTACACACGACCAGGGAAGAAAAGTAATGTGTAA